The sequence TGCAGTGCAAACGAAAAAAACCACTTTCTAAAATCCATTTTTCAGCCTTTCAAAGATATTTTACATTAAAATTGGCTTTTAACAAATTTCTTATTGGATATTGACTAAAAATAAATTATTCATGTAATTATCAAAATTTTAGAAGGAGGTAAAAGATGAAAAAAGTACTGGTAAGTTTGGTTGTGGTAGTAGTTTTGCTTACGGTGTTCGCTCAAGTAAAAAGCGCGGAGCCACTCTTTGTTAAAGGGGATGTTGCCATTTCACAACCTGACATTGTTCCAAACGAGTTTATAGTGGGATTCAAAGAGGGAGTAAACACTCAGGCTAAATCAAAGGCTCTTGAAAATGTTGGTCAAGGAAAACTTAAGAGATTAGGCTTAAAGAATTTTGCAGTTTTTGAACTACCAAACGGAAAAACCCTCGATTCCATAAAAGGTTTATTACTAAATGACCCTGATATAGCGTATGTAGAACCAAACTATGTTGCTCACGCATTTGGCGTTCCAAATGACCCATGTTTTTCTCCATACCAGTGGGATCTTTATGACTATGGCATGCTAAGTAACGGTTATACTTCAAACTATGGAATTCAGGTGGTATCTGCATGGAATATTACAAGAGGCGCTGGTGTAAAGGTTGCTATTATTGACACTGGCGTTGCCTACGAAAATTACACAGATACTGTTACAGGAACACAATATGCTCATGCTCCAGACCTTGCAAATA is a genomic window of Caldisericum sp. containing:
- a CDS encoding S8 family serine peptidase; amino-acid sequence: MKKVLVSLVVVVVLLTVFAQVKSAEPLFVKGDVAISQPDIVPNEFIVGFKEGVNTQAKSKALENVGQGKLKRLGLKNFAVFELPNGKTLDSIKGLLLNDPDIAYVEPNYVAHAFGVPNDPCFSPYQWDLYDYGMLSNGYTSNYGIQVVSAWNITRGAGVKVAIIDTGVAYENYTDTVTGTQYAHAPDLANTKFDTANAYDFVNNDTHANDDEGHGTHVCGTIAQSTNNGLGCAG